A stretch of the Mesorhizobium sp. Pch-S genome encodes the following:
- a CDS encoding ABC transporter ATP-binding protein — protein sequence MNEAVKATNTANAQPIIEIENLSISFFTRKGEIPAVMDFSCTVMPGEAMGIVGESGCGKSTVSLGIMRDLSNVGRIVGGRIKFQGKDMGEMTEEELRSIRGNKIAMIYQEPMASLNPAMKIGQQLMEVPLIHDKVSKDEAYKRSLEMVRAVKLPDPERMMRSYPHQLSGGQQQRIVIAMALLSKPALLLLDEPTTALDVTVEAGIVELVKGLGQQFGTSMIFVSHNLGLILETCDKITVMYSGEAVETGRIEDVFDRMRHPYTQGLFRSIPLPGADKNERPLIAIPGQLPLPHERPKGCNFGPRCHHFVEGVCNAAEIPMIDVEGHEGHFSRCVRFNEIDWAALPPGAKKSAEPVKPGAPVLKIDDLKKYYHVGAGGVFGGGEGRTVKANETISFEARESETVAIVGESGCGKSTLAKVLLGLETASSGKVTLGNSEIQSTGIEKRSVDTVSAIQMVFQNPFDTLNPSHTVGSQIIRTLEKFNVGKTVADRKQRMLELLDLVKLPRAFAERKPRQLSGGQKQRIGVARAFAGSARVVVADEPVSALDVSVQAAVTELLMDIQRKNKTTMLFISHDLSVVRYIADRVVVMYLGHIVEQGTTDQIFSPPYHPYTEALLSAIPIADTSVVKKHIVLEGDIPSAMNPPTGCPFQTRCRYKHLVADGRCEKEVPPLKELGGGHRSLCWLSDEVLATMEPVIRFDKEHAALEGIPDDAAGIVHVGSASASTDDKKPARKPAVARKSTRTAKKVEAAEAEPPVASQKSAARKTIVKATETSKKVSLAKSAKAKAGSARPAKAAASNKVVSAPVEPPVPAEPIDPADLGRPAGMARPLNPTISS from the coding sequence ATGAACGAAGCCGTAAAAGCCACGAACACCGCCAATGCCCAGCCGATCATCGAGATCGAGAACCTGTCGATCTCGTTTTTCACCCGCAAGGGCGAGATACCGGCGGTGATGGATTTTTCCTGCACGGTGATGCCGGGCGAAGCGATGGGCATCGTCGGCGAAAGCGGTTGCGGCAAGTCGACTGTGTCGCTCGGCATAATGCGGGACCTGTCCAATGTCGGCAGGATCGTCGGCGGGCGCATCAAGTTCCAGGGCAAGGATATGGGCGAGATGACCGAGGAGGAGCTTCGCTCCATCCGCGGCAACAAGATCGCCATGATCTATCAGGAGCCGATGGCCTCGCTGAACCCGGCCATGAAGATCGGCCAGCAGCTGATGGAAGTACCGCTCATCCACGACAAGGTGTCGAAGGACGAGGCCTACAAGCGCTCGCTGGAAATGGTACGCGCGGTCAAGCTGCCGGATCCGGAACGCATGATGCGCTCCTATCCACACCAGCTTTCCGGGGGCCAGCAGCAGCGCATCGTCATCGCCATGGCGTTGTTGTCCAAGCCGGCGCTGCTTTTGCTCGACGAGCCGACCACCGCGCTCGACGTGACGGTGGAAGCCGGCATCGTCGAACTGGTGAAGGGCCTCGGTCAGCAGTTTGGCACTTCGATGATCTTCGTGTCGCACAATCTGGGGCTGATCCTGGAAACCTGCGACAAGATCACGGTGATGTATTCGGGTGAGGCGGTCGAAACAGGCAGGATCGAGGACGTGTTCGACCGCATGCGGCACCCCTATACACAAGGGTTGTTCCGCTCGATCCCGCTGCCCGGTGCCGACAAGAATGAAAGGCCGCTGATCGCCATTCCGGGCCAGTTGCCGCTGCCGCATGAACGTCCGAAGGGTTGTAACTTCGGACCGCGCTGCCACCATTTCGTCGAAGGCGTCTGCAATGCCGCCGAAATCCCGATGATCGATGTCGAAGGTCACGAAGGGCATTTCTCACGCTGCGTGCGTTTCAACGAGATCGACTGGGCGGCGTTGCCGCCAGGCGCGAAGAAATCCGCCGAGCCGGTCAAGCCCGGCGCGCCGGTCCTCAAGATCGATGACCTGAAGAAGTATTATCACGTCGGTGCCGGCGGTGTGTTTGGTGGTGGCGAGGGCCGTACGGTCAAGGCCAACGAGACGATCAGCTTCGAGGCACGCGAAAGCGAAACCGTCGCCATCGTTGGCGAAAGCGGCTGCGGAAAGTCGACGCTGGCCAAGGTCCTGCTCGGCCTGGAGACGGCAAGCTCAGGCAAGGTTACGCTCGGCAACAGCGAGATCCAGTCCACCGGCATTGAGAAGCGTAGCGTCGACACGGTGTCCGCCATCCAGATGGTGTTCCAGAACCCGTTCGACACGCTGAATCCCAGCCACACGGTCGGCTCGCAGATCATTCGTACGCTGGAGAAATTCAATGTCGGCAAGACGGTCGCCGATCGCAAGCAGCGCATGCTGGAGCTACTCGATCTCGTGAAGCTGCCGAGGGCGTTCGCCGAGCGCAAGCCGCGGCAGCTTTCCGGCGGACAGAAACAGCGCATTGGCGTGGCGCGTGCCTTTGCCGGTTCAGCCAGGGTCGTGGTGGCGGATGAGCCTGTCTCGGCGCTTGACGTTTCGGTGCAGGCAGCCGTCACCGAGCTGTTGATGGACATCCAGCGCAAGAACAAGACGACCATGCTGTTCATCAGCCACGACCTGTCCGTCGTGCGCTACATCGCCGACCGCGTCGTCGTCATGTATCTCGGCCACATCGTCGAGCAGGGCACGACCGACCAGATATTTTCACCGCCCTATCACCCTTATACCGAGGCGCTGCTGTCGGCGATCCCGATCGCAGACACTTCGGTGGTGAAGAAACATATCGTGCTGGAGGGGGATATACCCTCGGCCATGAATCCGCCGACCGGATGTCCGTTCCAGACACGCTGCCGCTACAAACATCTGGTGGCCGATGGCCGCTGCGAGAAGGAAGTACCGCCGCTGAAGGAACTCGGCGGTGGGCACCGGTCCTTGTGCTGGCTGTCCGACGAAGTCCTGGCGACCATGGAGCCGGTGATCCGTTTCGACAAGGAGCATGCGGCGCTCGAAGGCATCCCGGACGACGCCGCTGGAATTGTCCACGTGGGTTCTGCTTCCGCCTCTACCGACGATAAAAAGCCAGCTCGCAAACCTGCTGTTGCCCGCAAGTCCACCAGGACGGCGAAGAAGGTCGAGGCAGCAGAGGCAGAACCACCGGTTGCCTCGCAAAAATCGGCGGCCAGGAAGACCATCGTCAAAGCGACTGAAACGTCGAAAAAAGTGAGCCTGGCAAAGAGTGCCAAAGCAAAGGCTGGGTCAGCCAGGCCGGCAAAAGCCGCTGCGAGCAACAAGGTGGTATCTGCGCCCGTCGAACCACCAGTTCCGGCAGAGCCGATCGATCCTGCTGACCTGGGCCGGCCAGCGGGGATGGCACGACCGCTGAACCCGACGATCTCAAGCTGA
- a CDS encoding transglycosylase SLT domain-containing protein, translating into MRAYSFSRVLAVGSVLVLGACATAPNRINDVCAVFDQRDGWFNDWRSSAERTQRKYGIPVHVLMATVRKESGFNSTARPPRTKLLGFIPWTRVSSAYGYSQALDGTWSQYRRESGNFTASRTNFADAVDFVGWYHTKTVDTYGVARDDAYNLYLAYYMGWGAYKRGDWRGNSGIQRYARDVSAMADRYRGQLQSCR; encoded by the coding sequence ATGCGTGCGTACAGTTTTAGTCGAGTTTTAGCGGTCGGTTCCGTGCTGGTGCTTGGCGCCTGTGCAACGGCCCCAAACCGCATCAACGATGTGTGCGCCGTGTTCGACCAACGCGATGGCTGGTTCAACGACTGGCGTTCGTCGGCGGAACGCACACAGCGTAAATACGGCATTCCGGTGCATGTGCTGATGGCGACCGTGCGCAAGGAATCCGGCTTCAACAGCACCGCCCGCCCGCCACGCACCAAGCTGCTTGGCTTCATCCCATGGACGCGCGTCTCCAGTGCCTATGGCTATTCGCAGGCACTCGACGGCACCTGGAGCCAGTATCGGCGTGAAAGCGGCAACTTCACCGCAAGCCGCACCAATTTTGCCGACGCCGTGGACTTCGTCGGCTGGTATCACACCAAGACGGTCGACACCTACGGCGTGGCCCGCGACGATGCCTATAACCTCTACCTCGCCTATTACATGGGCTGGGGTGCCTACAAGCGCGGCGACTGGCGCGGCAACAGCGGCATTCAGCGCTATGCGCGTGATGTCTCGGCCATGGCCGACCGCTATCGTGGTCAGCTGCAAAGCTGCCGCTAA
- a CDS encoding trimethylamine methyltransferase family protein — protein sequence MTALRARRSAERVHSRAGAPIPQLPPRRVENPYPPMALLSADQVEAIHHASLHILENLGIEVMNRRALGVFQSAGADVDHGTMTVRLDRGLVAEALKTAPPSYELASRNPARQLTFGGNIINFTLVAGPPNVHDFERGRRAGNLRDYHELVSLAQHFNCIHMLGNQVCAPIELPANTRHLDTYFANLTLTDKPFHVSAIGRGRALDGITMMAISRGLSLEEVADDPGVGTVISVNSPRRFDEMMADGLMTMAEFGQSACVTPFTLMGAMSPVTLAGALAQQNAEALFGITLAQLVRPGCPVVYGAFTSNVDMRSGAPAFGTPENTKANIASGQLARRYNLPYRTTPGSASNAADAQGAYETLMALWGAVLGHGNLVYHAAGWQEGGLTASYEKFIIDIEMIQHMMEFLRPIAVDDGELALDALAGVPTGGHFFGEPHTLERYATAFYQPALSNWQNYEAWTEAGALDATQRATGLWKKALAEYVQPPMDAARREALEAYMAKRKEGIGAGEP from the coding sequence ATGACCGCACTTCGCGCCAGACGCAGCGCCGAACGCGTCCATTCCAGAGCCGGGGCACCAATCCCGCAACTGCCGCCGCGCCGGGTGGAAAATCCCTATCCGCCAATGGCACTGCTGTCCGCCGATCAGGTCGAAGCAATTCACCACGCATCGCTGCATATCCTGGAAAACCTCGGCATCGAGGTGATGAACCGGCGCGCGCTTGGGGTGTTTCAAAGTGCCGGAGCGGATGTCGATCACGGCACCATGACAGTACGGCTCGATCGCGGGCTGGTAGCCGAGGCGCTCAAGACAGCGCCGCCGTCCTACGAACTGGCTTCCCGCAATCCTGCCCGCCAATTGACGTTCGGCGGCAACATCATCAATTTCACGCTCGTTGCAGGGCCACCCAACGTGCACGATTTCGAGCGTGGTCGTCGCGCCGGCAATCTCCGCGACTATCATGAGCTGGTCAGCCTTGCCCAGCATTTCAACTGCATTCACATGCTGGGCAACCAGGTCTGCGCGCCGATCGAATTGCCGGCCAATACGCGTCATCTCGATACCTATTTCGCCAATCTGACGCTGACCGACAAACCATTCCACGTGTCGGCCATCGGCCGGGGCAGGGCGCTGGATGGCATCACGATGATGGCGATTTCGCGTGGGCTCTCTCTCGAGGAAGTTGCCGATGATCCTGGTGTCGGTACCGTCATCTCGGTCAATTCACCGAGGCGCTTCGACGAGATGATGGCGGACGGGCTGATGACCATGGCCGAGTTCGGCCAATCTGCCTGCGTGACCCCGTTCACCCTGATGGGAGCAATGAGCCCGGTGACATTGGCCGGGGCATTGGCGCAACAGAACGCCGAGGCCCTGTTCGGGATCACGCTTGCTCAGCTGGTTCGGCCCGGCTGCCCGGTGGTGTATGGTGCTTTTACCTCCAATGTCGACATGCGCTCGGGCGCGCCGGCCTTCGGCACGCCGGAAAACACCAAGGCCAACATCGCTTCGGGACAGTTGGCACGACGATACAATCTGCCCTACCGAACCACGCCGGGCTCGGCCTCCAACGCCGCCGACGCGCAGGGTGCCTATGAGACGCTGATGGCGTTGTGGGGCGCCGTGCTCGGTCACGGCAATCTCGTCTACCATGCAGCCGGCTGGCAGGAAGGCGGCCTGACTGCTTCCTATGAGAAGTTCATCATCGATATCGAGATGATCCAGCACATGATGGAATTCCTTCGCCCGATCGCCGTCGACGACGGTGAACTGGCGCTGGACGCGCTGGCGGGTGTGCCGACCGGCGGGCATTTCTTTGGCGAGCCGCACACGCTGGAGCGCTACGCCACGGCCTTCTACCAGCCGGCGCTCTCCAACTGGCAGAACTATGAGGCATGGACGGAAGCCGGCGCCCTCGATGCGACGCAGCGTGCGACCGGGCTGTGGAAGAAGGCGCTGGCCGAGTATGTGCAGCCGCCGATGGATGCTGCCCGGCGCGAGGCCCTTGAGGCCTATATGGCCAAGCGCAAGGAAGGGATCGGAGCGGGAGAGCCGTGA
- a CDS encoding FAD-dependent oxidoreductase → MKSHARVVVIGGGVVGCSVLFHLARAGWTDIVLVERDELTSGSTWHAAGGMHTINGDPNVAKLQKYTISLYKEIEELSGQATGVHLTGGVFLAATEARMDWLRNMVAKGRYLGIELEEISPREAAALMPLIDPGQFVGAIHNKEDGHLDPSGVTHAYAKAARKLGAAIERFTKVEDIVRRPDGMWRVITNKGEVVAEHVVNAGGLWAREVGRMVGLELPVLAMEHMYLITEDMPEVAAWNKKTGTEIMHAVDFDGELYLRQERGGMLMGTYEKAGKPWSERVTPWDFGHELLEPDIDRIAPSLEVGFRHFPAFQNTGIKQIINGPFTFAPDGNPLVGPVRGLPGFWAACGVMAGFSQGGGVGLALANWMMHGDPGADIFAMDVARYGDWASMAYTNAKVRENYSRRFSIRFPNEELPAARRLKTTPIYDQLAVHGAQFGAAYGLEVPLWYAPEGVRDEFSWRRSTDFEHVAAEVKAVRERVGLSEISSFAKYRVTGEGAEAWLDTLLACKLPAPGRITLAPMLKEDGKLIGDFSLANVGTDGDREWFIAGSGVAEQYHMRWFERHLPGDGSVRIEALGLNRVGLSIAGPFARDVLAKATHADVSPAAFKFMDIRHFDIGMAPCLVGRVSYTGDLGYEIWMAPEHQRHVFETLLSAGEEFGIGLFGSRALNALRLEKNYGSWAREYRPIYGPLEAGLDRFVAYSKPAEFIGKKAVAAERASGGKLRLRSFVVDAVDADVIGDEPIWHGGAVRGWVTSGGYAHHSGTSVAMGYVPKEIADESGGFEIEYLGRRHAARMQPVPLFDGNQERLRG, encoded by the coding sequence ATGAAGTCGCATGCAAGGGTCGTGGTCATCGGAGGCGGTGTCGTCGGCTGCTCGGTGCTGTTCCATCTCGCGCGCGCCGGTTGGACAGACATCGTGCTTGTCGAGAGGGACGAACTGACGTCCGGCTCCACCTGGCATGCCGCCGGGGGCATGCATACGATCAACGGCGACCCCAACGTCGCGAAGCTGCAGAAGTACACGATCAGCCTTTACAAGGAGATCGAGGAGCTGTCCGGGCAGGCGACAGGTGTGCATCTGACCGGCGGTGTTTTCCTTGCGGCCACCGAGGCACGCATGGACTGGCTGCGCAACATGGTGGCCAAGGGACGTTACCTTGGCATCGAACTCGAAGAGATTTCGCCGCGCGAAGCGGCTGCGCTGATGCCGCTCATCGATCCTGGCCAATTCGTTGGGGCCATTCACAACAAGGAGGATGGTCACCTGGATCCCTCCGGCGTCACGCATGCCTATGCCAAGGCGGCGCGCAAGCTGGGAGCGGCAATCGAGCGCTTCACCAAGGTCGAGGATATCGTGCGCCGACCCGACGGGATGTGGCGGGTCATCACCAACAAGGGCGAGGTGGTGGCCGAGCATGTCGTCAATGCCGGTGGCCTGTGGGCGCGTGAAGTCGGCAGGATGGTCGGGCTGGAGCTGCCGGTGCTTGCCATGGAGCACATGTATCTGATCACCGAGGACATGCCCGAGGTCGCAGCCTGGAACAAGAAGACCGGTACCGAGATCATGCATGCCGTCGACTTCGACGGCGAACTCTATTTGCGCCAGGAGCGTGGCGGCATGCTGATGGGGACCTACGAGAAGGCCGGCAAGCCGTGGTCGGAACGGGTGACGCCATGGGACTTCGGCCACGAATTGCTTGAGCCCGATATCGACCGCATCGCGCCGTCGCTGGAAGTGGGGTTCCGGCATTTCCCGGCGTTCCAGAACACCGGCATCAAGCAGATCATCAACGGCCCGTTCACCTTCGCGCCCGATGGCAATCCGCTCGTCGGTCCGGTGCGTGGATTGCCGGGCTTCTGGGCAGCCTGCGGCGTCATGGCGGGGTTCAGCCAGGGCGGCGGTGTCGGCCTAGCCCTCGCGAACTGGATGATGCATGGCGACCCCGGTGCCGACATCTTTGCCATGGACGTCGCGCGCTATGGCGATTGGGCTTCGATGGCCTATACGAACGCCAAGGTGCGCGAGAACTATTCGCGCCGTTTCTCCATTCGTTTCCCGAATGAGGAATTGCCGGCAGCGCGGCGGCTGAAGACCACGCCGATCTACGACCAGCTCGCCGTGCACGGCGCGCAGTTCGGCGCTGCCTATGGGCTGGAAGTGCCGCTCTGGTATGCGCCGGAGGGAGTGCGCGATGAATTCTCCTGGCGGCGTTCGACGGACTTTGAGCACGTTGCCGCCGAAGTAAAGGCCGTTCGCGAGCGCGTCGGGCTGTCCGAGATTTCTTCCTTCGCCAAGTATCGGGTGACGGGGGAGGGTGCGGAGGCCTGGCTCGATACACTGCTTGCCTGCAAACTGCCGGCGCCAGGACGCATCACCCTCGCGCCGATGCTGAAGGAGGATGGCAAGCTGATCGGTGACTTTTCGCTCGCCAATGTCGGTACGGACGGTGATAGGGAATGGTTCATCGCCGGATCAGGCGTTGCAGAACAATACCACATGCGCTGGTTCGAGCGGCATCTGCCCGGCGACGGTTCGGTGCGGATCGAGGCTCTCGGATTGAACCGTGTCGGCCTGTCGATCGCCGGACCGTTTGCGCGGGATGTGCTGGCCAAGGCTACCCATGCCGACGTGTCGCCTGCTGCCTTCAAATTCATGGACATCAGGCATTTCGATATTGGCATGGCACCATGTCTGGTCGGTCGTGTGAGTTACACCGGTGATCTCGGCTACGAAATCTGGATGGCGCCGGAACACCAGCGCCATGTCTTTGAAACGCTGCTGTCGGCGGGTGAAGAATTCGGCATCGGGCTGTTCGGTTCGCGCGCGCTCAATGCGCTGCGACTGGAGAAGAATTATGGATCGTGGGCACGGGAGTACCGACCGATCTATGGACCTCTGGAGGCTGGGCTTGACCGCTTCGTCGCGTATTCGAAACCTGCGGAGTTCATCGGCAAGAAAGCTGTTGCGGCCGAGCGTGCGTCCGGCGGAAAGTTGAGGCTGCGGAGCTTTGTCGTGGATGCCGTCGATGCGGATGTGATCGGAGACGAGCCGATCTGGCATGGCGGTGCGGTTCGCGGGTGGGTGACCTCCGGAGGCTACGCACACCATTCCGGCACGTCGGTGGCTATGGGCTATGTGCCGAAGGAGATCGCGGACGAAAGCGGCGGCTTCGAGATTGAATATCTTGGCCGTCGCCATGCTGCCCGCATGCAGCCGGTGCCGCTGTTCGACGGCAATCAGGAACGACTGCGCGGGTAG
- a CDS encoding VOC family protein, which yields MPNSAKSFFWYELMTTDLDAAEAFYTAVVGWRAEPFDKAPGSPRYIVVNAGDRGVGGLMTLPEEAARMGVPTAWMGYFPTKDIDASVTALKGAGGVVHRPVDDIPGVGRFAVVADPQGAAFMFLEPNGPDQPPVPLNTPGHVGWHELYTSDWQKAFDFYSDQFGWVKDEPFDMGPMGIYQLFSVGGERAGGMMNKPEQIPVPVWLFYFNVDGIDEAAKRVTDHGGKVVMGPMEVPNGQWIVQCTDPQGAYFALLAPSR from the coding sequence ATGCCCAATTCCGCGAAATCCTTCTTCTGGTACGAGTTGATGACGACCGACCTCGATGCCGCGGAGGCCTTCTATACCGCTGTGGTCGGCTGGCGAGCCGAACCATTCGACAAGGCGCCTGGTTCGCCGCGCTACATCGTCGTCAATGCAGGCGATCGCGGCGTCGGCGGCTTGATGACACTGCCGGAAGAGGCCGCGAGGATGGGCGTTCCGACAGCCTGGATGGGTTACTTCCCCACCAAGGATATCGATGCTTCGGTCACGGCCTTGAAGGGTGCCGGTGGAGTTGTCCATCGACCGGTCGATGATATCCCCGGCGTCGGCCGTTTTGCCGTGGTAGCCGATCCGCAAGGGGCGGCGTTCATGTTCCTGGAACCGAACGGTCCCGACCAGCCGCCGGTCCCGCTGAACACGCCGGGCCATGTCGGTTGGCATGAACTCTACACCAGCGATTGGCAGAAGGCCTTCGACTTCTACTCAGACCAGTTCGGCTGGGTGAAGGACGAGCCCTTCGATATGGGTCCCATGGGCATCTATCAGCTCTTTTCAGTCGGTGGAGAGCGTGCAGGCGGCATGATGAACAAACCGGAACAGATCCCCGTGCCGGTCTGGTTGTTCTACTTCAATGTCGACGGCATCGACGAAGCCGCCAAACGCGTGACCGACCACGGTGGCAAGGTCGTCATGGGACCTATGGAAGTACCCAACGGCCAATGGATCGTGCAATGTACGGATCCGCAGGGAGCTTACTTTGCGCTCCTCGCGCCGAGCCGCTGA
- a CDS encoding NAD(P)-dependent oxidoreductase, translating into MTTGHFKEGIAGGRLSPDVYADNFSDLHPPLDHHEALVESDRCYFCYDAPCMQACPTSIDIPMFIRQISTGNALGSAKTIFDQNILGGMCARVCPTETLCEEVCVRETAEGKPVQIGRLQRYATDVAMEEGKQFYSRAKSTGRKVAVVGAGPAGLAAAHRLARHGHDVTVLEAKPKSGGLNEYGIAAYKSVDDFAQAEVDYVTAIGGITIENGKALGRDYQLSELTRQYDAVFLGMGLGGVNALRADGEDSDGVANAVDFIAELRQASDLGSLPVGRRVVVIGGGMTAVDAAVQSKLLGAEEVTICYRRGKEDMNASEFEQDLAAANGVTIRHWLQPKKVIADGSKAIAIELEYTAMKGDKLVGTGETLRLAADQVFKAIGQSFVPAALNGSGQAIALENGRIKVDGEGRTSLAKVWAGGDCVVDSREDLTVSAVAAGRDAAESIHRTLMG; encoded by the coding sequence ATGACGACTGGTCATTTCAAGGAAGGCATAGCCGGCGGCCGGCTTTCGCCCGATGTTTATGCCGACAATTTTTCCGACCTGCATCCACCACTCGATCATCATGAAGCGCTGGTTGAATCCGACCGCTGCTATTTCTGTTATGATGCACCGTGCATGCAGGCCTGCCCGACATCCATCGACATCCCGATGTTCATCCGGCAGATTTCGACCGGCAATGCGCTCGGTTCCGCCAAGACCATCTTCGACCAGAATATCCTTGGCGGCATGTGCGCCCGTGTCTGCCCGACAGAGACGCTGTGCGAGGAAGTCTGTGTGCGCGAGACCGCTGAGGGCAAGCCGGTGCAGATCGGCCGGCTGCAGCGCTACGCCACGGACGTGGCGATGGAGGAGGGCAAGCAGTTCTACAGCCGCGCGAAGTCGACAGGCAGGAAAGTCGCTGTCGTCGGTGCCGGGCCTGCCGGGCTCGCCGCCGCACACCGGCTCGCGCGCCATGGCCATGACGTGACCGTGCTCGAGGCAAAGCCGAAATCGGGCGGCCTGAATGAATATGGCATCGCCGCCTACAAGAGCGTCGACGATTTCGCCCAGGCCGAAGTCGACTATGTGACCGCGATCGGCGGCATCACGATCGAGAACGGCAAGGCATTGGGCCGCGACTATCAGCTTTCCGAACTCACCAGGCAGTACGATGCCGTGTTCCTCGGCATGGGGCTGGGTGGGGTCAACGCGTTGCGGGCCGACGGCGAGGACAGCGACGGTGTCGCCAATGCGGTCGACTTCATCGCGGAGCTGCGACAGGCGAGTGATCTCGGCAGCCTGCCGGTTGGTCGCCGCGTTGTCGTCATCGGTGGCGGCATGACCGCCGTGGATGCAGCCGTGCAGTCGAAACTGCTCGGCGCCGAAGAGGTGACGATCTGCTACCGCCGCGGCAAGGAAGACATGAACGCCTCGGAATTCGAGCAGGATCTGGCCGCCGCCAACGGGGTCACCATCCGGCACTGGCTGCAGCCGAAGAAAGTCATCGCTGACGGCAGCAAGGCGATTGCGATCGAACTCGAATACACTGCGATGAAAGGCGACAAGCTTGTCGGCACCGGCGAAACGCTGAGGCTCGCCGCCGACCAGGTGTTCAAGGCGATCGGCCAGTCCTTCGTGCCGGCGGCATTGAACGGCAGTGGTCAGGCAATCGCGCTGGAGAATGGCCGCATCAAGGTCGACGGCGAAGGTCGCACTTCGCTGGCCAAGGTCTGGGCCGGTGGCGACTGTGTCGTCGACAGCCGCGAGGACCTCACCGTCTCGGCTGTCGCAGCAGGGCGCGACGCAGCCGAGAGCATCCATCGGACATTGATGGGCTGA
- the preA gene encoding NAD-dependent dihydropyrimidine dehydrogenase subunit PreA, with the protein MADIRNNFVGIKSPNPFWLASAPPTDKAYNVERAFKAGWGGVVWKTLGEEGPPVVNVNGPRYGAIWGADRRLLGLNNIELITDRDLQTNLREMKQVKKNWPDRALIASIMVPCVEDSWKAILPLVEETEADGIELNFGCPHGMSERGMGAAVGQVPEYIEMVVRWCKQYSRMPVITKLTPNITDIRKPARAARSGGTDAVSLINTINSITSVNLDSFSPEPSIDGKGSHGGYCGPAVKPIALNMVAEIARDPETHGLPISGIGGITTWRDAAEFLALGAGNVQVCTAAMTYGFKIVQEMIAGLENWMDEKGHRSLDDIIGRATPNVSDWQYLNLNYIAKAHIDQDACIKCGRCHIACEDTSHQAITSMVDGVRHFEVMEDECVGCNLCVNVCPVDGCITMVPLAAGTLDQRTGKTVEPVYANWTTHPNNPMAKVAAE; encoded by the coding sequence ATGGCGGACATCCGCAACAATTTCGTCGGCATCAAATCACCCAATCCGTTCTGGCTGGCGTCAGCGCCGCCGACCGACAAGGCCTACAATGTCGAGCGCGCCTTCAAGGCAGGCTGGGGCGGCGTGGTCTGGAAGACATTGGGCGAGGAAGGCCCGCCGGTGGTCAACGTCAACGGGCCGCGCTATGGCGCGATCTGGGGCGCTGACCGCCGGCTGCTCGGCCTCAACAACATCGAACTGATCACCGACCGCGACCTGCAGACCAACCTGCGTGAAATGAAGCAGGTGAAGAAGAACTGGCCGGACCGTGCGCTGATCGCCTCGATCATGGTGCCCTGCGTCGAGGACAGCTGGAAGGCGATCCTGCCGCTTGTGGAAGAAACCGAAGCCGACGGCATCGAGCTGAACTTCGGCTGCCCCCACGGCATGAGCGAACGCGGCATGGGTGCCGCGGTCGGCCAGGTCCCGGAATATATCGAGATGGTGGTGCGCTGGTGCAAGCAGTACTCACGCATGCCGGTGATCACCAAGCTGACGCCGAACATCACCGACATCCGCAAGCCGGCACGGGCAGCCAGATCGGGCGGCACCGATGCGGTGTCCCTCATCAACACCATCAACTCGATCACCTCCGTCAATCTCGACAGCTTCTCGCCGGAGCCCTCGATCGACGGCAAGGGCAGCCATGGCGGCTATTGCGGTCCAGCGGTGAAACCGATCGCGCTGAACATGGTCGCCGAGATCGCGCGTGATCCAGAAACGCATGGCCTGCCTATCTCCGGGATCGGTGGTATCACCACCTGGCGCGACGCGGCCGAGTTCCTGGCCCTGGGGGCCGGCAACGTACAGGTCTGCACGGCGGCGATGACCTACGGTTTCAAGATCGTGCAGGAAATGATCGCCGGCCTGGAAAACTGGATGGACGAGAAGGGGCACAGGTCGCTCGACGATATCATCGGGCGCGCGACCCCGAATGTCAGCGACTGGCAGTATCTCAACCTCAACTATATCGCCAAGGCACATATCGACCAGGACGCCTGCATCAAATGCGGCCGCTGCCACATCGCCTGCGAAGACACGTCACACCAGGCGATCACCTCGATGGTCGATGGCGTCCGCCATTTCGAAGTGATGGAGGACGAGTGCGTCGGCTGCAACCTCTGTGTCAATGTCTGCCCGGTCGATGGCTGCATCACCATGGTGCCGCTGGCTGCCGGGACGCTCGACCAGCGCACCGGCAAGACGGTCGAGCCGGTCTATGCCAACTGGACGACGCATCCCAACAACCCGATGGCCAAGGTTGCCGCCGAATAG